CACGACCACTCGCAATCGCTGGCGTACTGGCACTGCTCGTTGCCGGCGGCGTCGGGTTCGCATTCGCGGACACCGGAGCCGTTGCACCCTCGACGAATTCGACCGTGAGCGTCAACGCCGACGCGACCGTCGAACGCGCACCCGACCGTGCAACTGTCACCGTCGCCGCGGTCGGCCACGGTGAGACGGCCGAAGCGGCACGCAACAACCTCACTGGCGACGCCGACGCCATCACCTCGGCGCTGGAAGACGAGGGCGCGAATGTGACCTCCTCGCGGTTCCAGATCCGACCCGAATACGAGGAGAGTAGGGAAGGCCGCGAGCAGGTCGGCTACGTGGCGATCCACACCATCGAAGCCGAAACGAGCGACGTTCGAGCCGCCGGCACGCTCATCGACGCCGCGGTCGACGCCGGCGCGGACCGCGTCGAGGGTGTGCGCTACTCACTGAGCGAGGAGACGCGACAGGACGCCCGGGAAGAAGCACTGACGACCGCCATGGACAACGCCCGGACTGATGCC
The Haloarcula sp. CBA1129 genome window above contains:
- a CDS encoding SIMPL domain-containing protein translates to MVSRPLAIAGVLALLVAGGVGFAFADTGAVAPSTNSTVSVNADATVERAPDRATVTVAAVGHGETAEAARNNLTGDADAITSALEDEGANVTSSRFQIRPEYEESREGREQVGYVAIHTIEAETSDVRAAGTLIDAAVDAGADRVEGVRYSLSEETRQDAREEALTTAMDNARTDAEVVATAENRAVGDAVTVQTSNHGRPVVYETAAYAGDAGGRTNIEPGEVTVDASVSVTYELE